From Ignisphaera aggregans DSM 17230, the proteins below share one genomic window:
- a CDS encoding Nucleotidyl transferase (COGs: COG1208 Nucleoside-diphosphate-sugar pyrophosphorylase involved in lipopolysaccharide biosynthesis/translation initiation factor 2B gamma/epsilon subunits (eIF-2Bgamma/eIF-2Bepsilon)~InterPro IPR001451:IPR005835~KEGG: tko:TK0219 sugar-phosphate nucleotidyltransferase~PFAM: Nucleotidyl transferase; transferase hexapeptide repeat containing protein~SPTR: Q5JFQ9 Sugar-phosphate nucleotidyltransferase~PFAM: Nucleotidyl transferase), which yields MLRKTIIPLGGYGTRLRPLTIETSKALVRFLNRPLIEFTIVKLARQGIKEFYMGVSGYINYKEVYDYFGEGLKIRAKYNLPDVRIRFQPNEDSVGNADSVRIIMDYYDINEPVLVVQGDLLFDIDLKDFWRFHASNNSFMSIAVKYLDREEELVHFGVADIEKDYRIKRFVEKPRNPKEAPSRYINTGIYLLSEEFREFLCMDLVKEMRYKGMMDFGQHIIPLAIELTQRVYAYILNGYWFDIGTPERYLEATFYLLKTLSPEDLEAKPLTPGVRVQGKSRESEKLHKEILSDILNGYIKTDGDILIGRHVKIGKGVSLSDVVIDNYSVIDNDVTITRSVIMDRCKIGSRTHIENSIIGRHVKIGRNVKIINSVIGDNTVIEDNVILINTKVWPHKEIPRDAHIENLIYS from the coding sequence ATGCTCAGAAAAACAATAATTCCATTAGGTGGATATGGAACAAGACTAAGACCTCTCACTATTGAAACTTCTAAAGCTCTTGTAAGATTTCTTAATAGACCATTAATAGAGTTTACAATTGTTAAACTTGCTCGTCAGGGTATAAAGGAATTCTATATGGGTGTTAGTGGATATATTAACTATAAAGAGGTTTATGACTATTTTGGTGAGGGTTTAAAGATTAGGGCTAAGTATAATCTTCCAGATGTTAGAATACGTTTTCAGCCTAATGAGGATAGCGTTGGGAATGCTGATAGTGTTAGAATAATCATGGACTACTACGATATTAATGAACCTGTTCTCGTAGTTCAGGGAGATCTACTCTTTGATATAGATCTAAAAGACTTCTGGAGATTTCATGCAAGTAATAATTCGTTTATGAGTATAGCTGTAAAATACCTTGATAGAGAGGAGGAGCTGGTTCATTTTGGTGTAGCAGATATTGAGAAAGACTATAGAATTAAAAGATTTGTAGAAAAACCAAGAAATCCTAAGGAAGCTCCAAGTAGATATATAAATACAGGTATATATCTACTCTCTGAAGAGTTTAGAGAATTCCTATGTATGGATCTTGTAAAGGAGATGAGATATAAGGGGATGATGGATTTTGGACAACATATAATACCACTAGCGATAGAGTTAACACAGAGGGTATATGCATATATATTAAATGGTTATTGGTTTGATATTGGAACTCCTGAGAGATATCTTGAAGCAACATTCTATCTACTTAAAACCTTATCTCCAGAAGATCTAGAGGCAAAGCCTCTTACACCAGGGGTAAGGGTTCAGGGAAAGAGTAGAGAGTCTGAGAAACTTCATAAGGAAATCCTAAGCGATATATTGAATGGATATATAAAGACCGATGGAGATATTCTAATAGGTAGACATGTAAAGATAGGTAAAGGGGTATCATTATCAGATGTTGTTATCGATAACTATAGTGTTATAGATAATGATGTAACAATAACTAGAAGTGTTATTATGGATAGATGTAAAATAGGTTCTAGGACACATATTGAGAATAGCATTATTGGGAGACATGTTAAGATAGGAAGAAATGTAAAGATAA
- a CDS encoding galactose-1-phosphate uridylyltransferase (COGs: COG1085 Galactose-1-phosphate uridylyltransferase~InterPro IPR005850:IPR005849:IPR001937~KEGG: dka:DKAM_0258 galactose-1-phosphate uridylyltransferase~PFAM: galactose-1-phosphate uridyl transferase domain protein~PRIAM: UDP-glucose--hexose-1-phosphate uridylyltransferase~SPTR: B8D2K3 Galactose-1-phosphate uridylyltransferase~TIGRFAM: galactose-1-phosphate uridylyltransferase~PFAM: Galactose-1-phosphate uridyl transferase, C-terminal domain; Galactose-1-phosphate uridyl transferase, N-terminal domain~TIGRFAM: galactose-1-phosphate uridylyltransferase, family 1), whose product MKKQVQELRWDPILGEWVMVSNIRESRPWQPKDFCPFCPGAPETGYGWDVLILKNRYPMLSEEPLEPYRHRFYNSSYSYGKCYVVIETPKHDLDDISDLSVEEISKVIHMVRDKFIEESTDKRLVYFLFFRNKGREIGVSLTHPHSQIYILPFIPVKVFRELVNSNKYYQTKKQCIFCNIIKTELEDRERIVYSNSSWIAFIPYYAHWPFEVHIYPYRHIQTLRDLNNNDITLLAQTLKIVLCGLKNIFENPMPYILVMHQAPIHGNYYFYHFHIEIYGIYRTIGKQKFAAGMETGGGNFTYDSTPEEAAEILRNAIDRKCSLSQ is encoded by the coding sequence ATGAAGAAACAAGTTCAGGAACTGAGATGGGATCCTATACTTGGAGAATGGGTAATGGTATCAAACATCAGAGAATCGAGGCCATGGCAACCAAAGGACTTCTGTCCATTTTGTCCAGGAGCTCCAGAAACAGGCTATGGATGGGATGTATTAATACTAAAGAATAGATATCCCATGCTATCAGAAGAACCCTTAGAGCCCTATAGACATAGGTTTTACAATTCTTCATACTCTTATGGCAAATGCTATGTAGTTATAGAAACACCTAAACATGATCTTGATGATATTAGTGATTTGAGTGTAGAGGAGATATCTAAAGTTATTCATATGGTAAGAGATAAATTTATTGAGGAATCTACTGACAAAAGACTAGTATACTTCCTATTCTTTAGAAATAAGGGTAGAGAAATCGGTGTTTCATTGACGCATCCACATTCACAGATATATATATTACCATTCATACCTGTCAAGGTATTTAGAGAACTTGTTAACTCTAATAAATACTACCAAACTAAGAAGCAATGCATATTCTGTAATATTATTAAGACTGAGCTGGAGGATAGGGAAAGAATAGTATATAGTAATAGTTCATGGATAGCATTCATACCGTACTATGCACATTGGCCCTTTGAAGTACATATATATCCATATAGACATATCCAAACACTGAGAGATTTAAACAACAATGATATTACATTATTAGCACAAACATTAAAAATAGTTCTATGTGGTCTTAAGAATATATTTGAGAATCCAATGCCATATATATTAGTTATGCATCAAGCACCTATACATGGTAATTACTATTTCTATCACTTCCATATAGAGATATATGGTATATATAGAACTATAGGAAAACAGAAATTTGCAGCAGGTATGGAGACAGGAGGAGGTAATTTTACCTATGATAGTACTCCAGAGGAAGCTGCAGAAATACTTAGAAATGCCATTGATAGAAAATGTAGTTTAAGTCAATAG
- a CDS encoding GHMP kinase (COGs: COG0153 Galactokinase~InterProIPR006206:IPR000705:IPR001174:IPR013750:IPR 006204:IPR006203~KEGG: dka:DKAM_0259 GHMP kinase~PFAM: GHMP kinase; GHMP kinase domain protein~SPTR: B8D2K4 GHMP kinase~PFAM: Galactokinase galactose-binding signature; GHMP kinases C terminal; GHMP kinases N terminal domain~TIGRFAM: mevalonate kinase) has protein sequence MNVEVIKNSYKKIFNKNPLAIVSAPGRLDFLNTHQDYKGLPVVSIATNLRTYTAIGFSDDGDFHVYSNTLQLFDHFRKTEIELRGGKWFGDYIRASIIALKRHGYDIPGLSLYIDSEVPIASGLGSSAALEVSVIGAINELLKLGLSRKDIAELAFEAENRIMGIPCGRLDQYASAFGGVIVINTRPPYNVTEINFSKGVFIVIDSGIRHSTADIHPKRQQEIERGLQHLLSLDIPKSLRDKLGYRYWEPRWDEIEEDEIRPYLDKIDPISAKRIVFTIYMHRSTIEAIKILLGEKPSSEKLSQIIQVEPKEIEDMLQYEDWDLRLIGLIMTYQHKLLSQLYDVSLPQLDEIVSNMIKHGAYGAKLSGAGLGGSVIGLANNYDNANKIVDAIKRCCAPIGWIVSIDRGVYAHEV, from the coding sequence ATGAATGTAGAAGTCATTAAGAATAGCTATAAAAAGATATTCAATAAAAATCCTCTAGCTATAGTCTCTGCACCTGGTAGACTAGATTTTCTAAATACACATCAAGATTATAAAGGATTGCCCGTAGTATCAATAGCAACAAATCTAAGGACATATACAGCTATAGGATTTTCAGATGATGGAGATTTCCACGTCTATTCCAATACACTACAACTATTTGATCATTTTAGGAAAACAGAGATAGAGCTGAGGGGTGGTAAATGGTTTGGAGATTATATAAGAGCATCTATAATAGCTCTAAAGAGACATGGATATGATATTCCCGGACTCTCACTATATATTGATAGTGAAGTTCCTATAGCATCTGGTCTTGGTAGTAGTGCAGCTCTAGAGGTATCTGTTATAGGAGCTATAAATGAGCTATTAAAGCTAGGTTTATCGAGAAAGGATATAGCTGAATTAGCATTTGAAGCTGAGAATAGAATTATGGGAATACCATGTGGTAGACTCGATCAATATGCATCAGCTTTTGGAGGGGTTATAGTTATAAACACTAGACCTCCATATAATGTTACTGAGATAAACTTTAGTAAGGGTGTATTCATAGTTATAGACTCTGGCATAAGACATTCTACAGCAGATATACATCCAAAGAGACAACAAGAGATAGAGAGAGGACTTCAGCATTTACTTTCACTAGATATACCAAAATCTCTAAGGGATAAACTTGGATATAGATATTGGGAGCCTAGATGGGATGAGATAGAAGAGGATGAGATAAGACCATATCTAGATAAAATAGATCCCATTTCAGCTAAGAGAATAGTATTTACTATATATATGCATAGATCTACAATAGAAGCGATAAAGATATTACTGGGAGAAAAACCATCAAGTGAAAAACTTTCTCAAATAATACAGGTGGAGCCCAAAGAAATTGAAGATATGCTACAATATGAAGACTGGGATTTAAGACTCATAGGACTTATAATGACGTATCAGCATAAACTACTAAGTCAACTCTATGATGTAAGTCTTCCACAGCTAGATGAAATTGTATCAAATATGATTAAACATGGTGCCTATGGAGCAAAACTCTCTGGAGCTGGATTAGGAGGCTCAGTTATAGGTCTAGCCAATAACTATGATAATGCTAATAAGATAGTTGATGCTATAAAGAGATGTTGTGCACCAATTGGTTGGATAGTATCTATAGATAGAGGAGTATATGCACATGAGGTATAA
- a CDS encoding Protein of unknown function DUF171 (COGs: COG2106 conserved hypothetical protein~InterPro IPR003750~KEGG: tne:Tneu_1306 hypothetical protein~PFAM: Protein of unknown function DUF171~SPTR: B1Y904 Putative uncharacterized protein~PFAM: Uncharacterized ACR, COG2106), with protein MLMLEEYVYPYRTKPYISIAIPSSIVSESPDPREKVRKIGYIGRASAIFRVEEIFIYMDDSEENLNYIYELLSYLEIPPYLRRKLVPYKPSLRYVGLLPPLKTPHHVRREIFNTNLREGVVIDSNDIRSIIDIGLDKKGVAYGRYIPRGSRVTVKIVREQRDVYIVDIVDEKEIDIYWGYKVYRFKSMKEMLEYSIKNSYIVIGASKKGQPLYCLESEIKDILSGDKRIVIVFGGPRLDIDEIAVNEGIDIYRYSRYIINFIPRQGVESVRTEEAIFAVLSLINYLREQNIMCEKQK; from the coding sequence ATGCTAATGCTAGAAGAATATGTATATCCATATAGAACTAAGCCATATATATCAATAGCAATACCATCTTCTATAGTATCAGAGTCTCCAGATCCTAGAGAAAAGGTAAGAAAGATAGGGTATATAGGAAGAGCATCAGCGATATTTAGAGTTGAAGAGATATTCATCTATATGGATGACAGTGAGGAGAATCTTAATTATATATATGAACTACTATCATATCTAGAAATACCTCCATACCTAAGGAGGAAACTCGTCCCATATAAACCATCTCTAAGATATGTAGGATTATTACCACCACTAAAAACACCTCACCATGTAAGGAGAGAGATTTTTAATACAAATCTTAGGGAGGGTGTAGTTATAGATTCAAATGATATTAGAAGTATTATAGATATAGGGCTTGATAAAAAAGGTGTTGCATATGGAAGATACATTCCTAGGGGATCTAGAGTAACAGTTAAGATAGTCAGGGAGCAGAGAGATGTATATATAGTTGATATAGTTGATGAAAAGGAGATCGATATATACTGGGGCTATAAGGTATATAGATTTAAGTCTATGAAGGAAATGCTTGAATACTCGATAAAGAATAGCTATATAGTTATAGGAGCATCTAAAAAAGGACAACCTCTATACTGCCTAGAGAGTGAGATAAAGGATATTCTTAGTGGAGATAAAAGGATTGTTATAGTGTTTGGAGGACCTAGACTCGATATAGATGAAATTGCTGTGAACGAAGGTATAGATATATATAGATACTCTAGATATATAATTAACTTTATACCTAGGCAAGGAGTTGAAAGTGTTAGAACAGAGGAAGCAATATTTGCAGTGTTATCTCTGATCAACTATTTAAGGGAGCAGAATATTATGTGCGAAAAACAGAAATAG
- a CDS encoding protein of unknown function Met10 (COGs: COG2520 methyltransferase~InterPro IPR003402:IPR018313~KEGG: hbu:Hbut_0088 methyltransferase~PFAM: protein of unknown function Met10~SPTR: A2BJ02 Methyltransferase~PFAM: Met-10+ like-protein) — protein MPLLRDIAREILGDSYASIIWKRIEIIGDIAVIRKPFGIDIDILRRLGIEMLNRLKYVKSVWLAVTPVEGDYRTREYIHLAGEYRSETVYREHGCSFLLDITKVYISPVLSYDHMRIAKLVIEGEKILNMFAGFGGYSIVVSRYAKPSYTLSIDINPYAVKYMRINIELNRVEAINDVIEGDALTIADGLRCCFDRILMPLPELVYRAIDKSIDLVKNNGFIHPHIFINANNRREAFEKASKTLLEYIERYRVIGRVMGGHVIRSIAPRKYHVTIDIQIIKN, from the coding sequence ATTCCACTGCTACGTGATATAGCTAGAGAGATTCTTGGTGATAGCTATGCTTCTATTATTTGGAAGAGGATAGAGATTATAGGTGATATAGCTGTTATTAGAAAGCCTTTTGGTATTGATATTGATATTCTTAGGAGACTAGGTATAGAGATGCTAAATCGTTTGAAGTATGTAAAGAGTGTTTGGCTTGCTGTAACCCCTGTGGAGGGTGATTATAGAACTAGAGAGTATATTCATTTAGCTGGTGAGTATAGGAGTGAAACTGTGTATAGGGAGCATGGATGTAGTTTTCTTTTAGATATAACTAAGGTCTATATATCTCCTGTTCTTAGCTATGACCATATGAGGATAGCTAAGCTAGTTATAGAGGGTGAGAAGATATTGAATATGTTTGCAGGTTTTGGAGGGTATAGTATTGTTGTATCAAGATATGCAAAACCTTCATATACACTATCTATTGATATAAATCCTTATGCTGTTAAGTATATGAGGATTAATATAGAGCTTAATAGAGTTGAAGCTATAAATGATGTTATTGAGGGTGATGCTCTAACAATTGCAGATGGACTTAGATGTTGTTTTGATAGAATATTAATGCCCCTGCCAGAGCTTGTCTATAGAGCCATAGATAAATCAATTGATTTAGTGAAAAATAATGGTTTTATACATCCCCATATATTTATCAATGCAAATAATAGAAGAGAAGCATTTGAAAAAGCTTCTAAAACACTTTTAGAATATATAGAGAGATATAGAGTTATTGGAAGAGTGATGGGGGGTCATGTAATAAGAAGTATAGCTCCTAGAAAATACCATGTCACTATAGATATACAGATTATAAAGAACTAA
- a CDS encoding transcriptional regulator, ArsR family (InterPro IPR001845:IPR011579:IPR000595~KEGG: tga:TGAM_1748 regulatory protein HTH/ArsR family, disease resistance-related, containing ATPase domain~PFAM: regulatory protein ArsR; ATPase~SPTR: C5A1I1 Regulatory protein HTH/ArsR family, disease resistance-related, containing ATPase domain~PFAM: Bacterial regulatory protein, arsR family; Archaeal ATPase), with translation MAQSSESERLDIIINSIKNKINIQILLLLSIKPSYTREIANVLNLDESSISRRLKFLEQLGVVRGFWKRVGDKNVKVYELNIKEFSIRFDRGALEVSLSEGEKYREIIRLRKTVIPECKELVGREEELYAIHSSNVPIIHLWGLPGIGKSSLVAWYIKRYRERDPVYWYVPIASDTAETLKLKLALLISTITDLDARTIMNSDIHTLANLLNEHSMVLVFDDFHDVNKQVKEYVLSLVEKIEYPARVFIISRFKEKELPYWKGKVLDIEVKPLPLNEAMELTRKLSKDLSINLSQHDILRITELSGGIPLLIHGIINLYKSTGLSLTECINRVVASYYESEIGGIIDENSKLILELLIAGGGVLPIEILCNILSLRQTACLKRLNLLERLGLIEILDEDVKVREMIGGLPKVANTSRLRHLVKLIASALNQHPDIKQRMHGLLLMADNCLIKDAIPIIEKRLLHGSSWMTCCFDLYHSILEKLQRCEGLTAQQESLLAVEKALVEITTNEIDLRKGVDIIKKHLVSLRVNKFLYTRVAALLAGMLMKIGNLDEGRKLLEESKSLFQRLPPELKKEIEPTILASDTILAFYENDIERALDNSIREAQLELEKDDLGNYAVGLVHIGVIQAYMGKINDLKRTLEEIEEVSDLLPGDLGDTIKAQASPLSIFTSILEGDLEAAKTKLEEAKRNKFSDMVKGDLFWEEAVLDYLTGNIESAREKARQAIEGSYKGIGSDELALMKTILGNKLRKDEVEKLPRGIRLLCQLIESHGVADRG, from the coding sequence TTGGCACAGTCGTCGGAATCAGAGAGACTTGACATCATAATTAATTCTATAAAAAATAAAATAAATATCCAAATTCTATTGTTATTAAGCATAAAACCCTCTTACACCAGGGAAATCGCCAATGTTCTCAATCTGGATGAATCTTCTATTTCAAGGCGTCTCAAGTTCCTTGAGCAATTGGGGGTAGTAAGGGGTTTCTGGAAGAGGGTTGGAGACAAAAATGTTAAAGTATATGAGTTAAATATAAAAGAATTCAGCATTAGGTTTGATAGAGGGGCCCTAGAAGTATCATTATCGGAGGGGGAAAAATATAGGGAGATCATCAGGCTAAGGAAGACAGTGATACCAGAATGCAAAGAACTGGTTGGCAGGGAAGAAGAACTATACGCTATACACTCATCCAACGTCCCAATAATACATTTATGGGGGCTCCCTGGGATTGGAAAATCGAGCCTAGTTGCCTGGTACATCAAGCGCTATAGGGAGAGAGACCCAGTATACTGGTATGTACCCATTGCATCTGACACAGCTGAGACACTTAAACTAAAGCTGGCACTCCTCATTTCAACCATAACAGACCTCGATGCCAGGACCATAATGAATAGCGATATCCATACCCTTGCTAACCTCTTAAACGAACATTCGATGGTTCTGGTATTCGACGACTTCCACGACGTCAATAAGCAGGTCAAGGAATACGTATTATCCCTGGTTGAGAAAATCGAATACCCTGCGAGGGTTTTCATAATATCGAGGTTTAAAGAGAAGGAACTTCCTTACTGGAAAGGAAAAGTACTGGACATAGAGGTCAAGCCACTTCCTCTCAATGAAGCAATGGAGCTAACGAGGAAGCTCTCAAAGGATTTGAGCATTAATTTATCTCAGCATGACATCTTGCGAATAACCGAGCTAAGTGGAGGGATACCGCTCCTCATACATGGCATAATAAACTTGTATAAGTCAACGGGACTATCTCTAACAGAATGTATAAACAGAGTTGTGGCATCATACTATGAGTCGGAAATTGGAGGGATAATAGATGAGAACAGCAAGCTCATACTTGAACTGTTAATAGCTGGTGGTGGGGTACTTCCTATCGAAATACTTTGCAATATACTCTCCCTAAGACAAACTGCTTGTTTAAAGCGCTTAAACTTGCTCGAAAGATTAGGCCTCATAGAGATACTTGATGAAGATGTTAAGGTTAGAGAGATGATAGGGGGGCTCCCCAAAGTTGCAAACACATCGAGACTAAGGCACTTGGTAAAACTGATAGCTTCTGCACTTAACCAGCACCCGGATATCAAGCAAAGAATGCACGGTCTTCTACTAATGGCCGATAACTGTCTTATAAAAGATGCCATCCCAATTATAGAGAAACGTCTTCTTCACGGTTCGAGCTGGATGACTTGCTGTTTCGACCTCTACCATAGCATACTCGAGAAACTCCAGCGCTGTGAAGGTCTAACGGCGCAACAGGAATCTCTACTCGCAGTAGAAAAAGCACTAGTAGAAATCACAACTAATGAAATAGACCTCCGAAAGGGTGTTGATATAATAAAAAAGCACCTGGTTAGCTTGAGAGTCAACAAGTTTCTATATACGAGAGTCGCAGCTCTACTAGCAGGCATGCTCATGAAGATCGGAAATTTGGACGAAGGAAGAAAGCTATTAGAGGAATCAAAATCCTTATTCCAGAGGCTACCACCCGAACTGAAGAAGGAAATAGAACCAACTATACTTGCAAGCGATACAATACTGGCATTCTATGAAAACGACATTGAGAGGGCACTAGATAATTCGATAAGGGAAGCCCAGCTTGAATTAGAGAAAGATGATCTCGGTAATTACGCAGTCGGATTAGTCCATATAGGCGTTATTCAAGCCTACATGGGTAAAATAAACGATTTAAAGAGGACACTCGAAGAAATAGAGGAAGTCTCAGACCTGCTACCCGGCGATCTAGGGGATACCATCAAAGCCCAGGCCTCACCCCTCTCCATATTTACCTCAATACTAGAAGGAGATCTTGAGGCAGCTAAGACCAAGCTGGAGGAAGCAAAAAGAAACAAATTCTCGGACATGGTAAAAGGCGACCTCTTTTGGGAAGAAGCCGTCTTAGACTACCTCACAGGTAATATAGAATCAGCGAGAGAGAAAGCAAGACAAGCTATCGAAGGAAGCTACAAAGGAATCGGTAGTGATGAGCTAGCTCTAATGAAGACAATCCTTGGAAATAAGCTACGTAAAGATGAAGTTGAAAAACTCCCACGAGGCATAAGGTTGCTTTGCCAGTTAATAGAGTCACACGGAGTTGCTGATAGAGGTTAA
- a CDS encoding conserved hypothetical protein (KEGG: tga:TGAM_2008 hypothetical protein~SPTR: C5A291 Putative uncharacterized protein) — protein sequence MFKCKKVLGIALPIILLFVALVSVVSYAQMQPPTVFEIEGMMTVNVSDNGIAYVREEIKFSAQAFVVFKQVYNPISTFVRELRPRATPEQIENLSINLDEVNNKLTMTYTLLGAAVYKGNGLWEFEIAEPGRRPNEKMTLTTQHGNTLVFTHVYGAGENYKIMETLTVNLPAKAENIKYDEDEGKVSYKLNVSPGTSNGTMLYAGIALMIIGGVMVAVPNVKKRKNIVILKKRSESQQNPPPPVSSESE from the coding sequence ATGTTCAAGTGTAAGAAAGTTTTGGGAATAGCATTACCTATAATATTGCTGTTTGTAGCTCTTGTTAGTGTTGTCTCCTACGCGCAGATGCAGCCCCCCACAGTATTTGAAATAGAGGGTATGATGACCGTAAATGTGTCAGACAATGGCATAGCGTATGTGAGAGAGGAGATAAAGTTCAGTGCTCAAGCGTTCGTAGTGTTTAAGCAAGTCTATAATCCAATATCAACTTTCGTGAGAGAGCTAAGACCGAGGGCTACTCCTGAACAAATAGAAAATCTCAGCATAAACCTCGATGAAGTTAATAACAAGCTAACAATGACATATACTTTGCTGGGAGCCGCAGTATACAAGGGCAACGGTTTGTGGGAGTTTGAAATAGCAGAACCGGGTAGAAGACCAAATGAAAAAATGACTCTCACTACTCAGCACGGAAATACACTTGTCTTTACACATGTCTATGGTGCGGGAGAAAACTACAAAATCATGGAAACTCTGACTGTAAACCTGCCCGCTAAAGCAGAGAACATTAAATATGATGAGGATGAAGGGAAGGTATCCTACAAGCTCAACGTCAGTCCTGGGACGTCTAATGGTACCATGCTATATGCAGGCATAGCCCTAATGATTATTGGAGGAGTAATGGTGGCTGTACCTAATGTGAAAAAGAGAAAAAATATAGTAATTCTGAAGAAGCGCTCAGAGAGCCAACAAAATCCTCCTCCACCAGTGTCTAGCGAGAGTGAATAA